The DNA window GATAGTCAGCACCCGGGAACAGAAAGCCCATGTCGATGACAATGATGTCGTTGTCGTATTCAATGGCCGTCATGTTTTTGCCGATACCCATTTCGCCTACACCGCCGATAGGAATCACCTTGAGCGTTGGACGTGGTGCACGTGGTCGCTTGGGCTGATCGGCCAAGCTGAATTGGCGACCCTTGTAGCCGTTGTAAACACTTTTGTTTACCGGCACATTGATCATATGCTGGCTAGCCTGCATATTCACATTTTCGCTGGTACGGCGCTGGGCGCGGAATACCTCACCCTTGCGGGTGGTAGTGGCGTTGAGCACGGTATTGTTACTTTTTGGTTTTGCCTGGTTAGGGCGCTTGCTGGCATCATCTGCCATGGGTTTTGTGAGTCGTCGTTGACCCATAAATTATTTGTTCTCCTTATTGATATGTATAAAATAATTTCAAAATCATGTATTCAGAGGTGAGAGGTTTTTGGTAGCTGTCGTGTTCCCTCTCTGAAGTGTTTGTATTGTAGCATAACTGCTCCAGTAATTCAAGACGACTCGTCGATAAGATATCTGGGTAACGTAAACGCTACATTGCCCAGCTTACTATTAGAAATTATCGACGAACAGTACCAGTGGAGTCTTGGGCAGCCTGCCATTTGGCAATAATCTGACCGATCTGATCATCAGTCATAGCATAAGGATCACCAAATGGATCAACTAGTCCTTCACATTCTAGCGTATCAGCAATGGCTCGAAGGACCATCCGCCGATCAAGCTTCTTTGCGCCATAGGCAACCTGACGAGTTAACGTATCGTGCGGCGAGAAAATGACACCTCTAGCTGATTTTAGTTCATCAACAACAAATACTCGACTATTCTCTATCCCCATACGATCAATCACATGTTGCGTGCCGGTATGTGCGGCGCCCTGGACTACACCAATTCGCTTGCCCGGATACTCCCCGGCGAGAGCTAAGAGTTGATATGCGCACAAATCCTCTCTGCGCCTATCACTCAAACCAGAGTACATTGCGTAATCTATCACCGACCTAAAGAACCGTCGATGATCTCCGCTGCGAGCCATAGAGGAGATATTTTCGTCGTATAGATCCTCTCTGTGAGTATCATAGATATCTTTTTGTTCCTTGCGCGCATCAATAAGCCTTATTGCCTTTACTGTACCCTGTCTCTGTAGCTCATTTACCAATTTATACACAACATCACTACAAATACCATCAAGTTGTGCAATGGGTATATCGCCACATATGACAGATTGCAGAAGCGCTTCATGCTTCGCGACATCTCCCTCTGATACACCGATTGCCTCGAGTGCAACAACCTCACAACCCCGTAGGCTTTTTGCTATTTCAACGGCCATATCGGGCGTATGCTCACAGTACACAAAATGAAATGACGTGCCAGGCGGCACTTCTTGTTCTTTGTGTTCTGGTTGCGGCTCACGAATATTCATAGTTGTAGGGTAATTGTCTACATTGTATCATAAAATGTAGAAAAAGTCAATACTCGTGTGAACACTATAGCTTGTTCAGCCTCTCAATAAAATAGTTCATCGCTTCGTCAACATCTTCATCAGTTGGTTTACGACCAAACATTTGGCAGCGCAGGGCGCTACAATAGGGACCGAAGTTCGTGATCTCCTGTGGAAAGAGTGGCAGACGATCGTCGGGATGAGAAATAAACACTCGTGAAGTGCATGCCCGTTTTGCCATATGATGACTCACCCTGGTGTGTATAGAGCCTTGAAACACCGCGTAGCTCGCAGCGCCAAATTGCTCAATATCGCGCACAAGCTGCTTAGTTACAATGGCATCCCGGGCATTGACTGCCCTCGCGTCGAGTTCGAGTATGTGCCGCATCAGTTGCCGCAGCGCTACACGATTTTTCCCGGCTTGAACACCATCAACCCATTCACGCAATAGGCAATCAACATAGTGTACAAGCTGCGCAACTCTATGATCACGGGAAATATCGAGGAGTAATAGCCGCTTTTCACTGTTTTCGAACTTCGAAGCGACATGACTTATGAACCCATCTTCTCTCCCTGACGACTTTATAATGTCAGCTCTGCGCAGGTCATCATGTGGGTCAAAAATACGGTTGAGCACACGCTCAATCGCTTCACGCTCATCCATCGACTCCCCTACCGCTTCAACCGCGATTACTTCAGCATCGCTTTGGGCAAGCGACTCCACTATAGGTGAATAGTTCACCTTAGTGTGATTTGCCAGCGTGAAAGTGATGATGGGTCGATGTGACATGCCGCTCATTGTAGCAACCACCCCACCAGATACCAATCATAAGCAGTCAGATAAAAAGTTTACCCGACCGCCCTAACACCTATAAGTACTTCTTTTTAACCAACCTGTGCTAGAATCTCCGGCATACGCACAAAATCGTCGATAAGTGTTTGCCGCAAGCTACCGTTATACAGTGCTGCTGCTGGATGATACAGCGGTACGATCACCAGCGCGTGTTCGCCAAACCGGATACGCTTGGGCTGACCATGAATCTGGCTTATGTACATACCCGGCAGAAAATATTCCATACTGTGCCGGCCGAGCGTCACCACAACTTTTGGCTGAATAATCTCAAGCTGCTGCAAAAGGTATGGCCAAAAAGCGCGTTTTTCCTCTGGCTCTGGATCACGATTGTTTGGTGGACGATACTTCACGATATTGGTGATATACACGTCATCGCGCTGCATGCCGGCTGCAGCGAGCATTTCATTGAGGAATCTGCCACTTGCGCCGACAAATGGTAACCCCTGTTCGTCCTCTGCCTTACCTGGCGCTTCGCCAATGAAGACGATGTCGGCATCGGGGCTGCCATCACCCATGACCAGCTGCGTCGCCGACTCACGCAAATGAACGCAGACATCGGCAGCGATGATCTCATCGCGGAGCGCAATAAGTTGGTCTAATTTCGTCATATCACTAGTATAGGGCTACTGCCGAGTTTTGCGAGACCGCGACGTATTTTTTGATCTGTGAACGTAGATTGTCCAAAACTTATACTTTATAAAAAGCCAAATAAACCAGCCGAGGAGAATGATGCTCGAAAAAATTGGGGCAAGGCTTCGTCCGCCCGCTACTCGAGAACCATCCCCCTCTATGCCAAGTATCGGATAAATAACCACTGCGTCAACCGCTGCGCCTACCAGGATGATAAATACCAGTATGACGAGCGTATTGGTTATTTCATCCGAGCGGCGTTTTTTGCTCATGCCGTATAGTATATACCATTTCTACACATGGTCAGTGAGTCGGTGCTGTCATGCCGGCCGTAGAGAACTACATTTTAGATTTGCGAGCAAGCATATTCACGCATTTCGTTGCCCACGCCAGCACAAACGGCCAGGCCCATAGATACATATTCCAACCAACATTACTAGAAACCCGGCAATAAGTAAGCATCTGGTGAATGCCTTCTGTTAATGATGCGCCATCGCGCACCGTACCAGGTACGTATATGGCTGCGTAACCATGCATCTACTTCTTATTGTTGGTAGGTTTTTGATCGAGTTTGCTCAAGATCCAGCCAAACAAAAGTGGCAGCACATAGGCGAGCAGCTTCTGCACCGTGGGGCTACGCAGCATAGAACCGATTGTTTGTGTGGGCTTTGCCATAGCTACTATTGTAGCGGAACGACGCAAAAAGAGTAAGTGAAAAACCGAACCAGCAGTTGTACCGATATGGATTAGCTGGTAATAGTAGCCTCTCGACCGAGTCGTGTTTCGATTGGTGTGTAGCGCACGAATCGATCAGCATCATAAAGGCCTGCGAGAGTGCCGGGGTCCATGACGACAAGTGGCTGGCCATCGCCAAGCACGCTCAGTGTCGTATGACTATCGAGCGCTACAAAGCTATGGGCGGGTCGGTCATCCCCTGGCCGCTTGGCATAGTAGAACTTGCTAGGCACGAGCGTGTCGGTCGTACGGATTGTCCCTGTTTCAAGCACCAAATGCTGATAGTCAAGCGCTGGGAGTAAGCCCGTGTCTAGGCGGCCCGCTAGCGCGAACGGTAGCGTGTGACAGTTGTAGGCAGGTGCGTGCACGGGGCTCAAAGCGCGCGTTTGCGCGAAATAGCCCACCGCACGCCGTGCCATCTCATCTGCGAGTGAAATAGTTCGGACGTGGCGTTCGCCCAGCTGATAATACTGGTAGCCACCCTCATGATCCCATATAGGTTCACCTCCGCTACGGAGACCCACTACCCATTGACCATCAATCTGCCCAAGCTGCTGGTGGACACCGACGACAGGTTTGAGGAATAGTTCCAACTGTGCCATATCTCTATATTATATCACAGTTGGTACTAATAGTCAATCTGCGCGGACTGGTCAACACCCTTCATGGTGAGGCTCAGGCGGCCACGCTCGTCGATGCTAGTCAGCAACACGTTGAAGTGACGTTATATGCGCGAGCGTGATAAAATCAAATTATGGCAAAAGCTATACCGTTATATCGCTACTATAAGACAGAAACAGGCATTCTGCTTGTGGTAATTTTGATTAATATTGCTAGTCTCTTTCAACATCCCCGACACTTCTCATTTGCGGTAATAGTTTTAGGTATTTCCTGTATCCTCGGTTTGACACAAAATAAGAATTTATTAAAGAAAAAACGATTCCGAAAAGCAGTCTACTTATCCCTTGCTTTTTCTTGCTTATTGATTTTACTCTACACGTACTGGTCTGTACTAGGACCAAGCGGATGTAGTGCGTTCTTTGGAGATCGCATATCTTGCTACGATACGTTTGGGTATTATGCCTCAGAATTAGTTTTTGTTCCACTAATCTTACTTTTTATTACGTATCCTCTTCGTGGAAAATGACGTATGAAAAATGTCCCGAGCGTGCCCGGGACATTTTATTATTCACGCTATAACTACTGGTCAACACCTTTCATCGTCAGGCTCAAGCGGCCGCGTTCGTCGATACCGGTCAGTAGCACTTTCACGATTTGGCCTTCCTTTAGTACATCTTCTACCTTTTCGACACGCTTGTCGGAAAGCTGCGAAATATGCACCATGCCATCGGTCCCGGGCATGATGTTCACAAAGGCACCGAAGTCTTTAATAGTGACAACCTTGCCGGTGTAGACTTTACCGACTTCTGGCTCTTCGGTCAGACCGCGGATCCAGTCGAGCGCTCGCTCGATGCTAGCGGTGTCGCTGCTGGCAACTGTGATGAGACCATCATCTTTGATGTCGATCATGGCACCGGTTTCAGCCGTAATCTTGTTGATCACTTCCCCGCCCTTACCAATCACTGCACCAATCTTTTCTGGATTGATCTTGATCTTTTCGATACGCGGTGCATACGGGCTTAGCGCTTCCCGTGGACCAGCAAGTGTTGAGAGCATGTGATCGAGAATGTATTTGCGGCCCGGTGTGCTTTTGCGAATCGCTTCGGCAAGTACTTCTACCGGCAGCCCGTGGAGTTTCATGTCCATCTGCACAGCTGTGACACCGCTAGCGGTACCAGTGACCTTGAAGTCCATGTCGCCGGCAAAATCCTCGGCATCGGCAATATCACTTAGCACGTAGGCTTTGTCGCCATCCATCATCAGCCCCATAGCAATACCGCTAACTGGTGCCTTTAGGGGCACACCAGCGTCCATAAGGGCGAGGCACGAGCTACAGGTAGCAGCCATGCTGGTGCTACCGTTTTGGCTCATGATTTCGGTGACGCTACGGATTGCGTACGGGAATTCTTCTTCACTTGGCAATACTGGAATCAATGCGCGCTCAGCCAAGTAGCCGTGGCCGATTTCGCGTCGTCCCGGACTACCAAGGCGACGAACTTCGCCGACCGTATAGCCTGGGGCATTGTAGTGGTGCATGTAGCGGCGCTCGCCGTCAGTGATTTCCATGGTATCAACCATCTGGGCAAAGCTCAGCGGCGCTAGGGTGACGATGTTCATCCCTTGGGTGACACCGCGGGTAAACAGGCTGCTCCCATGCGCGCGTGGCAAAAGCCCGACTTCGCTACTAAGGGTGCGGATATCATCGAGACCACGACCATCAGGCCGTTTACCATCGGCGACAATACCCTTGCGAACATCTTTGTGAACTGCCATCGTAAAGGCTTCGTCGTATTCATCTTTCACGTCAGCGTAGGTTTCACCTACCTTTTCGGTCATGGCTTCATGGAATGCCCAGCGGAGTTCATTGACCATCTCGTTGCGCTCCGGGTATGGCGCACGGATCTTTTCGCCCAATTTGCCATCAACCCATGCATCAACCGCCGCTTGGATGTCTTCATTTGGCAGCACCAGCGTGTATTCCTGTGCGACAGGAGCAACTTTTGCAGCAAGTTCACGCTGCAAAGCGATTGCAGGCTGCAGGGCTTTTTGCGCCCAGGCAATACCGTCTATAACCACTTCTTCGTCAACTTCATTGGCACCAGCTTCAACCATCGTGACACCGCTTTCAATACCAGCTACCACGAGGTCGAGGTCGCTAGCCGCACGCTCTTCGGCAGTCAAGAATGCCTTAAATTCGCCGGCCACACGACCAACACGCAGACCAGCCACTGGACCATCAAATGGCGTACCAGTCAGCATGAGCGCGCTACTGGCAGCGATCATTGCCACCATGTCGGGACGGAAATTCGGATCCATGCTCAGCACACTGCTGACCACCTGGACTTCTTGGCGATAGCCCTTTGGAAAGAGTGGGCGGATAGGGCGGTCGATCAAGCGGCCAATCAAAATCGCTTCGTCACTTGGGCGGCCTTCGCGCTTGATAAAGCGACTACCGCTGATTTTGCCGGCTGCATACATTTTTTCTTCGTAGTCGATGCTCAGGGGGAAATAGTCGAGTACAACAGGCTTAGTACCAACCATCGCCGTGCCGAGCACCACCGTGTCACCGTAGGTAACGAGCACACTGGCGGTGGTGCGAAAGCCCACACGGTTGACTTCGAGTGTTAATTTCTTGCCGCAAAAATCGGTAGAAACGGCAATAATATCCTTGCCATTAGGGTTAATGATAGACATATAGTGTCTCCTTTCTAAAGTGTAGAGAGTAACAGGTAGTAATTCGCCTACGTCGAACTTCTATCTATCACCATCCACACGTGTTTTCACTTTGTAGTATAGCAAAGAATCTCATAAAAAGGGAGAGGCCTCTACTCCGAAGGCGCGGCATCATATCTGTTAGCTACTGCAGTTCAATGGGTGTGCATAGCGACGCTAAATCATCGGCACTATTGATACCAATCCCATACGGGCTGTTAGTAGACTTGAGCAATGTGACGTGAGGCTGGCTTAGGCGGATCGCAGGATCAAATCTATCACGCATTGCCCTTTCAAGCGCGCGAAGACCTACAATCTCAACACTACCTATTAGTGTCATTTGCGTCTCTCCCGCCTGATTGGGCTTACGACATACGTAGTAGTCACCCGTCAGCCCGGCCCACCTGAACTCATGGTCCTGCTCGGCAAAATATTCCTGCAAAAAGGTGACTAATTCGGCTTCTTTCGCAGCATCGCCCCGTGCGAGTGCACGAAGTTTTGCGATCGATACATGATATTCTTCTTTCGGAAGTAGCTCGGTGCCGTCAATCACTAGCGGAGAGATGGCTGGCACACTGTGCGTCACATCAAGCATAGCATAGCCTTTCAGCCCGCCGTCATACCATACATCTCGCCCAAGTTCTTGCCGACTCATATAGCTAGTGTACTACGTAAATATATACTCGATCACTTCATCGCCGCGGCGAGAAAGGTTGGTAATACCGTCAAGTTGTTCTGAATTCCCACCTGTATTGTCTTGTGAATTCATGATACTTTTGTTTATTATATCAGATAGATGCAAATAATGCAACAATTCGCTGTGATTTATAAGGTTTTTTACTACTTTTGGCTAGTAGCGTACAATAGCACTATGAACGAGCGCTATCGCCTGCTCTTGGACCGAGATGAAGTCAATCAGCGGATTAGCGAGCTGGCGCGGCGCATCGTTGTTGATCATTTCGACGATGATCCGCTTTTCGTCGGACTCCTGCGCGGTGCCGCCCCTTTTGCAAGTAAACTCATGTTTGAAATCGCTCGGCAGCCCGCCGGACTGCACCCTGAGCTTGACTACATGATGGTTAGTACCTACGGTTCATCGCACCACGCCGGTGAACCACGCATTGTCACCGACCTTTCACCAACAACAGTGGTCTATGATCGCAAGGTCATCATCGTGGATGACGTGCTTGATCGTGGCATCACTGCAGAGTACGTCACGCGACACCTACAGGGGCTTGGCGCCGTCAGTATTGAACTAGCCGTGCTTGCACAGAAAAATGTCGAGCGGGCATACCCTATCGAACCAACCTACTGCGGCTTCAATGCTGGCGACAAATGGCTAGTCGGTATGGGAATGGATGATGCTCAGAGTGGCAACGAACACTATCGCTGGCTTGAAGAGGTGTGGGAAATCAAGCGCGACGATACACCGCCGCAGCTGGCGCTACTTGGCTAAGTTGATGCAGGAAATTGTCGCCGATACAGGACCGAGCTCTACCAGTTCGCCAACTTTTTTTGCTATGAGCTGTTTTGCAATTGGCGCGTGGCAGCTCACCCATATCACGCCATCGCTATGTTGACCCGCCTTGTGCGTCCAATCACCAGCAATCATATAGCGCTTGCCGTCGCTCAGCACGACTGTATCGCCAATACCCACAGTTCCCCGCTTCTTTTTAGGTGTCTGCAGGGTGCTCGCACGAATAAGACTACGTAGCTTGTGTAGTTCTGCCGCTAGCATTGACTGTTTGTCGCGCACTGCTTCAAACGGCGAATTGTCGTGCCAAGTCTCGCTACTTTGGGTAAATGCGTCTTGAAAGTCTACCCCAAGGTCTTGGATTTCTTTCTCAAGCGTCGCGATACGCTGCTGGGCGTAGGCGCGATCTTCTGGCAATAAGTAAATTTCATGCTTCATCAATAAGCTCCTTTATATATAAGAGGCTATTGATCCGGCTCGTCCGGATGTAGCGCGATAATTGTTCCATTATACCAAAATCCGCCCTTTCGGGCGGGATTTTTGGCGGTTACTTGCGTAAACCTAGTTTGTCGAGCACTGCTTTGTAGGCTTCAAAGTCCGTATTTTCGAGGTATTTCAGCAATTTCTTGCGCTTGCCTACCATCTGAATCAGCCCGCGGCGCGCCATGTGGTCGTGCTTGTTGGCTTTTAGATGTTCAGTCACCTCTTTGATACGAGCCGTCAAAATCGATACCTGAGCCTGCGGGCTCCCGACGTCGTTTTTGCCTACCTGAGTCAAAGCAATAGCTTTCGCTTTTTCATCTTTTGTTATCATAATCAGCTATTATAGCAATGTTTTGCGTATTATTCAAGACAGCCATTGTCACGTGCCTTCAATAGTTATATAGTATCACTCAATGGTCGTCTACAGACGGGAGTGAGAAGATGTACCAGCAAGATCTTTACATCCGGTGTCCCCGCAGCGCTTTTGAAGCAAACCTCTACCGGCTACGAATTGCTGCCGAATCGTGGGGGTTGGAGATGGAAGTCCTGCACGCGCGGGCGTTCCGTAACCCGCAGCGTTTGGGGGTACGTTCGAAAGAGGCCATCGTGAGACTCAGTGGCACCGACAGAAATGAGCTCACCGAGTTCGTCGCTGGGGTGCACTTCTAACATCCCACCTCCCTTGACCCGTAGTTTCTCCACAGCAGAGACTACGGGTGTTTTCTTTGTCTGCTACGTGGTGATACCAAGTGACTCAAGTGTCGAGGCTGCTTCGATATGCCAATCAGCGATGGCGGTGCGGCGCAACTGGCTGCAATACGCACCGGTGCCCAGTGCTTCGCCAATGTCAACGGCGAGACTACGAATATAGGTACCACTGCTTACATGTGCACGGATTTTCAGCGCAGGATACTGATAATCAATCAGATCAAGTGAATATACCGTCACTGTGCGCTCTGGCATCTCGACAGCCTTGCCTTCACGGGCTAGTTTGTACGCCCGCTGACCATTGATTTTTATAGCGCTAAATACCGGTGGTTGCTGGACTATATCGCCTGTAAACTGCGTTAATACTTGTACTATGCGCTCACGTGATAGCTGCTCGGCCGATACCTCTGTTAGCTCG is part of the Candidatus Saccharibacteria bacterium genome and encodes:
- a CDS encoding polyribonucleotide nucleotidyltransferase, translating into MSIINPNGKDIIAVSTDFCGKKLTLEVNRVGFRTTASVLVTYGDTVVLGTAMVGTKPVVLDYFPLSIDYEEKMYAAGKISGSRFIKREGRPSDEAILIGRLIDRPIRPLFPKGYRQEVQVVSSVLSMDPNFRPDMVAMIAASSALMLTGTPFDGPVAGLRVGRVAGEFKAFLTAEERAASDLDLVVAGIESGVTMVEAGANEVDEEVVIDGIAWAQKALQPAIALQRELAAKVAPVAQEYTLVLPNEDIQAAVDAWVDGKLGEKIRAPYPERNEMVNELRWAFHEAMTEKVGETYADVKDEYDEAFTMAVHKDVRKGIVADGKRPDGRGLDDIRTLSSEVGLLPRAHGSSLFTRGVTQGMNIVTLAPLSFAQMVDTMEITDGERRYMHHYNAPGYTVGEVRRLGSPGRREIGHGYLAERALIPVLPSEEEFPYAIRSVTEIMSQNGSTSMAATCSSCLALMDAGVPLKAPVSGIAMGLMMDGDKAYVLSDIADAEDFAGDMDFKVTGTASGVTAVQMDMKLHGLPVEVLAEAIRKSTPGRKYILDHMLSTLAGPREALSPYAPRIEKIKINPEKIGAVIGKGGEVINKITAETGAMIDIKDDGLITVASSDTASIERALDWIRGLTEEPEVGKVYTGKVVTIKDFGAFVNIMPGTDGMVHISQLSDKRVEKVEDVLKEGQIVKVLLTGIDERGRLSLTMKGVDQ
- the rpsO gene encoding 30S ribosomal protein S15; its protein translation is MMITKDEKAKAIALTQVGKNDVGSPQAQVSILTARIKEVTEHLKANKHDHMARRGLIQMVGKRKKLLKYLENTDFEAYKAVLDKLGLRK
- the truB gene encoding tRNA pseudouridine(55) synthase TruB, with the translated sequence MYTDTIILVDKPAGMTSFGVVARVRRVLSQQAGKKVKVGHTGTLDPFATGLMILVTGKECRNAMNYSKLDKVYEATFVLGQLSTTGDPEGELTEVSAEQLSRERIVQVLTQFTGDIVQQPPVFSAIKINGQRAYKLAREGKAVEMPERTVTVYSLDLIDYQYPALKIRAHVSSGTYIRSLAVDIGEALGTGAYCSQLRRTAIADWHIEAASTLESLGITT
- a CDS encoding uracil-DNA glycosylase, with protein sequence MTKLDQLIALRDEIIAADVCVHLRESATQLVMGDGSPDADIVFIGEAPGKAEDEQGLPFVGASGRFLNEMLAAAGMQRDDVYITNIVKYRPPNNRDPEPEEKRAFWPYLLQQLEIIQPKVVVTLGRHSMEYFLPGMYISQIHGQPKRIRFGEHALVIVPLYHPAAALYNGSLRQTLIDDFVRMPEILAQVG
- a CDS encoding GreA/GreB family elongation factor, with product MKHEIYLLPEDRAYAQQRIATLEKEIQDLGVDFQDAFTQSSETWHDNSPFEAVRDKQSMLAAELHKLRSLIRASTLQTPKKKRGTVGIGDTVVLSDGKRYMIAGDWTHKAGQHSDGVIWVSCHAPIAKQLIAKKVGELVELGPVSATISCINLAK